From the Gallaecimonas mangrovi genome, one window contains:
- a CDS encoding LpxL/LpxP family acyltransferase yields MSCETQYNARFHVKLLHPRYLGHWLGALLLFIFAWLPAGVKNWTGAVLASWLSKRRFIRKRKKVILLNLQSCFPELTDAEREHIFQQNVTAFCRTVLSMGELFWRSREYQMRRLRIEDNGLLEQLVANKEAIIFLTPHTFGLDWAARALVLCGFPLSNIFKPTGKPVIDYLMFKSRTRLGGKQFSRGEGMNNLIRSIRQGYSCLYVADQDHGMAASVFAPFFASNKCTLPTLGRLAKVSRAKVVPIVMGYDAKAGQFCLHVDAILENLDAGDDLACATTMNQAYEKLISCCRADFMWSLKILRNQDGSRPYDSSGPIPPSSVHHAA; encoded by the coding sequence ATGTCCTGCGAAACTCAGTACAATGCGCGCTTTCATGTAAAGCTGCTACATCCTCGTTACCTAGGGCATTGGCTGGGTGCATTACTGTTATTTATTTTTGCATGGTTACCGGCTGGTGTTAAAAATTGGACCGGGGCAGTGCTTGCTTCTTGGTTGAGCAAACGGCGTTTTATTCGCAAAAGAAAAAAGGTCATTCTGCTTAACCTGCAGAGCTGCTTCCCAGAACTTACTGACGCCGAACGCGAACACATTTTCCAGCAAAATGTGACGGCGTTTTGCCGCACGGTATTGAGCATGGGCGAGCTGTTTTGGCGTTCTCGCGAATATCAAATGCGGCGTTTACGCATCGAAGACAACGGCTTGCTTGAGCAGCTGGTTGCCAACAAGGAAGCCATCATTTTCTTAACGCCTCACACCTTTGGCCTCGACTGGGCGGCCAGGGCTTTAGTGCTTTGCGGTTTTCCTTTGAGCAACATTTTCAAGCCCACCGGTAAACCGGTTATCGACTACCTGATGTTTAAAAGTCGTACCCGCTTGGGTGGCAAGCAGTTTAGCCGCGGGGAAGGGATGAATAACCTTATTCGTAGTATCCGCCAAGGCTATTCCTGCCTTTATGTTGCTGATCAGGACCACGGCATGGCTGCCTCTGTTTTTGCGCCCTTTTTTGCATCCAATAAATGTACCTTGCCAACCCTTGGCCGCCTGGCCAAGGTGTCCCGTGCCAAAGTGGTGCCCATTGTGATGGGGTATGACGCCAAGGCTGGGCAGTTCTGTTTGCATGTGGATGCAATATTAGAAAACTTAGACGCCGGTGATGACTTAGCCTGCGCCACCACCATGAATCAAGCCTATGAAAAGCTTATCAGTTGTTGCCGGGCCGACTTTATGTGGTCATTGAAGATTTTGCGAAACCAAGACGGTTCCAGGCCCTACGATTCTTCAGGCCCGATACCGCCCTCTTCGGTACATCATGCCGCATAA
- a CDS encoding bifunctional diguanylate cyclase/phosphodiesterase — protein MTLQRQILWLLNISFLVVVLVVFSVQFNTSRDSIDRQMETDVQNASTALGLTLTAFLDKQDRGAVDTVLQAVFDAGFYSEIRLDWYAKGEVIAKKQEPRAVDVPNWFMNLPLFEAVSQEQVVTSGWLQVANLTVVGNPAVAYQALWRTGVQLLATLSLVYFILLLTVWRGLRLVMKPLHAIVVQARRITKRQFGNPISEPRTRELKTVVMAINEMTDRVKLMFEGQDEQIGRLRLATQTDPVSGLSNRTHLLSHISAWLSEPGTGGLMLMDIKWLDALRLQQGYKARDDLIKALAERFKSLCVKGSRCVFARISHTEFAALCASADERQMHEWLEQVHQELVAFSVQQGQGGGDFALAVVPRGEHLSASSILSSADGALHQAWQNHPHLFMAKAKGSEAPSQENWRDAVNEAIEHQKFGVMRQEVMALEGGKKLQLEWFATLSLAGRQYSAGAFLAFVDQFNLGQAMDLAIFNNLLSRGLFHNNLLNVVNLTLASVRDPDPLLASLDSYTHDFPLAFEISEEIALADPAAVKAFVEQLRIRGLGLGVDHVGRHIESLRYLHDLAPDHIKLDQSLACYGENEEVGREVIRALAKIGQSLKIQVIATRVEKGEQLAILQELGVHGYQGYLMPPTAVS, from the coding sequence CCCTGGGGCTGACATTAACCGCATTTTTGGATAAACAGGACAGAGGTGCGGTAGATACCGTACTGCAAGCGGTATTTGATGCCGGCTTTTACAGTGAAATTCGTCTTGATTGGTACGCCAAGGGCGAAGTTATTGCCAAGAAGCAAGAGCCACGAGCCGTAGACGTACCCAATTGGTTTATGAATTTACCCCTGTTTGAGGCGGTATCACAGGAACAAGTGGTGACCTCTGGCTGGCTGCAAGTGGCCAATCTTACGGTGGTGGGGAACCCGGCGGTTGCCTATCAGGCGCTATGGCGCACCGGTGTACAACTGCTCGCCACATTAAGTCTGGTGTACTTCATTTTATTGCTGACGGTTTGGCGCGGGCTGCGGTTAGTGATGAAACCACTACACGCCATTGTGGTGCAGGCCCGGCGCATTACCAAAAGGCAGTTTGGTAACCCCATTTCTGAGCCAAGAACCCGGGAACTAAAAACGGTGGTGATGGCTATTAACGAAATGACCGACAGGGTCAAACTGATGTTTGAAGGCCAGGACGAACAGATTGGCCGATTGCGCCTGGCTACCCAGACCGACCCGGTGTCCGGACTTTCCAACCGCACCCATCTCCTATCGCACATCAGTGCCTGGCTTTCTGAGCCCGGCACCGGTGGCCTGATGCTGATGGACATTAAGTGGCTAGACGCCTTGCGTTTACAGCAAGGCTATAAAGCCAGAGATGACTTAATTAAAGCCTTAGCCGAGCGCTTTAAAAGCCTTTGTGTTAAAGGTAGCCGCTGCGTTTTCGCCAGGATCAGCCATACCGAATTTGCCGCCCTTTGTGCCAGTGCTGATGAACGGCAAATGCATGAATGGCTGGAGCAGGTTCACCAGGAACTGGTTGCGTTCTCTGTGCAACAAGGGCAAGGCGGTGGCGACTTTGCTTTGGCAGTGGTGCCAAGAGGCGAGCATCTCTCTGCATCAAGCATCCTCAGCAGTGCTGACGGGGCTCTGCACCAAGCTTGGCAGAACCATCCGCACCTCTTTATGGCTAAGGCCAAGGGTAGCGAAGCGCCCAGCCAGGAAAATTGGCGAGATGCGGTGAACGAAGCCATAGAGCACCAAAAATTTGGGGTGATGCGCCAGGAAGTGATGGCCTTGGAAGGTGGTAAAAAGTTGCAGCTGGAGTGGTTTGCGACCTTATCCCTCGCCGGCCGTCAGTATTCGGCCGGGGCTTTTTTGGCGTTTGTAGACCAATTTAACCTAGGGCAGGCGATGGATTTGGCGATTTTTAATAATCTCTTAAGCCGCGGCTTGTTCCATAACAACTTGCTTAATGTGGTTAACCTGACCCTGGCATCGGTACGGGACCCGGATCCATTGTTAGCATCATTGGATTCCTATACGCATGATTTTCCGCTGGCTTTCGAGATTAGCGAAGAAATAGCGCTCGCCGACCCCGCAGCAGTTAAAGCCTTTGTTGAGCAACTTAGAATACGCGGTTTAGGGTTAGGGGTTGACCATGTAGGGCGGCATATAGAGTCGCTCAGGTATCTTCACGATTTGGCGCCTGACCATATCAAGCTAGACCAAAGCCTGGCTTGCTATGGAGAAAATGAGGAAGTCGGTCGAGAGGTGATCCGTGCGTTGGCGAAGATTGGCCAAAGCCTTAAGATACAAGTGATTGCAACACGGGTGGAAAAGGGCGAGCAGCTTGCGATATTGCAAGAATTGGGCGTTCACGGCTATCAAGGTTACTTGATGCCCCCGACGGCAGTGTCTTAA